AGAGAATACTCAGACGTGCTAAAAATGGGACGCACCCAGTTACAGGATGCGGTTCCTATGACTGTCGGAAGTGAGTTTGCCGGATTTTCAACCTTGCTGCGTGAAGAGATCAAGAACATCAACTATACCGCGCAACTGTTGCTGGAAGTTAACCTTGGTGCGACTGCGATTGGTACGGGTCTGAATGCCGTTGAAGGTTATCAGGAAACAGCAGTCAGTTATCTGAGTGTGATTTCAGGTTTCCCGTGTAAACCTGCGGAGAACCTGATTGAAGCAACCAGTGACTGTGGTGCTTATGTCATGGTTCACGGCGCACTGAAACGCTTGGCGGTAAAACTGTCTAAAGTGTCTAATGATCTTCGTCTTCTCTCTTCCGGCCCGAGAGCCGGACTTAATGAAATCAATCTGCCTGAGCTGCAGGCAGGTTCTTCAATTATGCCGGCGAAAGTAAATCCTGTAATACCTGAAGTGGTTAATCAGGTCTGTTTTAAGATTTTTGGTAACGACACCGCGGTAACTTTCGCTGCCGAAGCCGGTCAGTTGCAGTTGAACGTTATGGAACCGGTAATTGCTCAGGCGATGTTTGAATCTATTGAGTTACTTGGCAATGCATGTACTACATTGGATGAAAAATGCGTCAGGGGTATTACCGTCAACAAAGAGATATGTGAGGGGTTTGTGCACAATTCGATTGGCATCGTGACCTATCTAAACCCTTATATCGGCCATCATGAAGGTGACATTGTCGGCCGTATTTGTGCCGAAACAGGTAAAAGTGTTCGTCAGGTGGTTCTTGAAAGAGGCTTACTGGATGAAGAGCAGCTTGATCAACTGTTATCTGTGGAAAATCTGATGGCGCCGAAATATACCGCCGCACGGTATAAATAGCCCCTTAGTAATTTGTGTATGGAATAAACAAGGCCGCAACTAAATATTGCGGCCTTGTTGCTTAGCGGGGACAGCAGAACACTTAATCCAGTTTTACCGTTTTTTGCCTTTTGTTTTTGTCAACTGACAGGCTCTGTTCGGAAAGGTAACGATCAAACTCTTTTATCGGCAATGGCTTACTGTACAGGAAGCCCTGATAGACGGAGCAGCCCTCGTTTTGCAGATACTTTTGCTGCGATGCAGTTTCAACGCCTTCAGCGATGGAGTATAGCCCGAGAGTATCAGAAATAGAGATTATGGTTTTAACAATGGAAGGATCACTCTTCCCTGATTCCAGATCTCTGATAAAAGAGCGATCGATTTTTAACTGGCTAAGGGGGAGATCTTTAAGGTACTTAAGTGACGAGTAGCCCATTCCAAAGTCATCAAGAGAAAAGTGCACGCCTTTACTTCTTAATGTATTCATATGGCGGGTAATTTGCTCCATATCATCAATCAATACAGATTCAGTCAGTTCAAGACGTAATTTACCACGCTCTATTTTATGTTCTTCAATTAACTGGCAGACCAGAGGAACAAAGTTATCGTTCTGGAACTGCTTATAGCTCACGTTTACCGACAGGGTAAGTGAGCGGGTATCATCAAATTGTTGCCATGCACTTAGCTGGGAGCATGCTGTTTTCAGTACCCATTCGCCTATGGGAACTATTAACCCTGTTTTTTCTGCCAGAGAAATAAACTCATCCGGCTGAATCAGACCACGTTTAGGGTGACGCCAGCGTATCAGGGCTTCAGCCCCGACAACGGCGCCGGCTTTATCGATTTGTGGCTGGAAATAGAGCTCAAACTCTTGTTTTCTGGTCGCGCGGCGAAGATCATTTTCCAGTTTGAAGTGGCGGGTGATCTCTTCCTGCATATCTTCAGAAAAAATACAGGCAGAATTTTTACCGGATTGTTTTGCCTTATACATGGCAATATCCGCTTGCTGCAGTAGTTCTGATTCTGAGTTTTGGTGGTCACCGAATATAACAATGCCGATACTGACACTACTGTTGTACTGAACTTCCCTTAGCTGATATAGCTGTGACAGTTTATCCAGCAGTTTCCCGGCCACTGCATTTGCCTGAGCAGCAGCTTCAAGGAGAGTGCAGTCGAGACCGGAGAGAATAATCACAAACTCATCGCCGGCAAACCTTGCCAGAACATCACCGTCTCTTATCCAGCGCTTTATTCTTGCAGAAATTTCTTTTAGCAGAATGTCACCGTACTCGTGACCATGGCTGTCATTAATCGTTTTAAAGTCATCTATATCGAGAAATAGCAGCGCACTGTGCTGATTGTTCTGACGGTTGCTAATAATGGCGTGGCGTAGTTTGTCAAAAAACAGTCGACGATTCGGCAGGCCGGTCAACGAGTCTATATGAGCAAGTTGAGTGATTTGAGCTTCGCAGTTTTTTCGTTCGGTAATGTCCTGAACAAAGCCGGAAATGCGATCAGGAGTCCCTTCCGAGTTGTAGGTAACTCGGCCACGACTCTCGATCCAGCGCATTTCCCCGTCATTGGGCCGGGAAATAAGGAACTCTACCCTGTGTTCCTGACCGGAACGGAAGCACTGCTGGATGGACTCTGCATAAAGTGAATGA
This is a stretch of genomic DNA from Vibrio sp. SCSIO 43137. It encodes these proteins:
- the aspA gene encoding aspartate ammonia-lyase, which gives rise to MNATRTEEDLLGKLEIPVDAYYGIHSLRAKQNFNISNQTISDVADFVRGMVMTKKAAALANRDLAVIPKDIASAIIAACDEILDKGTGMDSFISDVYQGGAGTSVNMNTNEVIANIALEMRGEKLGRYDVINPNDHVNKSQSTNCAYPTGFRIALYSSLMKLCDKVGQIAASFDSKAREYSDVLKMGRTQLQDAVPMTVGSEFAGFSTLLREEIKNINYTAQLLLEVNLGATAIGTGLNAVEGYQETAVSYLSVISGFPCKPAENLIEATSDCGAYVMVHGALKRLAVKLSKVSNDLRLLSSGPRAGLNEINLPELQAGSSIMPAKVNPVIPEVVNQVCFKIFGNDTAVTFAAEAGQLQLNVMEPVIAQAMFESIELLGNACTTLDEKCVRGITVNKEICEGFVHNSIGIVTYLNPYIGHHEGDIVGRICAETGKSVRQVVLERGLLDEEQLDQLLSVENLMAPKYTAARYK
- a CDS encoding bacteriohemerythrin, which codes for MTDSYTEQHQIDIFPWDDSFNTGVAEIDQQHKHLVNLLNKVVTHIAFKHSDASINPVIDELLDYAVYHFQSEESYWLSSLNHAPQTSLHRDSHNYFINRIHELKALDNAMSMEEWQETLLSFLASWLASHILESDKHMAFMVEATQSGMSLDDASHWADEQMRGTTKTVINVIIAAYRNLTASTLRLVKEIKAKNQTQYKLSASEHLLQQALEHAKIGYWSLPYQSDLAVWSEEMYSLFGLPLDRSATPETLHRIMHKEYHSLYAESIQQCFRSGQEHRVEFLISRPNDGEMRWIESRGRVTYNSEGTPDRISGFVQDITERKNCEAQITQLAHIDSLTGLPNRRLFFDKLRHAIISNRQNNQHSALLFLDIDDFKTINDSHGHEYGDILLKEISARIKRWIRDGDVLARFAGDEFVIILSGLDCTLLEAAAQANAVAGKLLDKLSQLYQLREVQYNSSVSIGIVIFGDHQNSESELLQQADIAMYKAKQSGKNSACIFSEDMQEEITRHFKLENDLRRATRKQEFELYFQPQIDKAGAVVGAEALIRWRHPKRGLIQPDEFISLAEKTGLIVPIGEWVLKTACSQLSAWQQFDDTRSLTLSVNVSYKQFQNDNFVPLVCQLIEEHKIERGKLRLELTESVLIDDMEQITRHMNTLRSKGVHFSLDDFGMGYSSLKYLKDLPLSQLKIDRSFIRDLESGKSDPSIVKTIISISDTLGLYSIAEGVETASQQKYLQNEGCSVYQGFLYSKPLPIKEFDRYLSEQSLSVDKNKRQKTVKLD